One stretch of Thermus thermamylovorans DNA includes these proteins:
- the accD gene encoding acetyl-CoA carboxylase, carboxyltransferase subunit beta, translating into MALDRLFRRKRPSGENRDVPELWTKCEACGTGLYKKEFRENLYVCPKCGHHHRMPASERVEMLADAGTFREITGLRPQDPLGFVDTKPYAERLRAYQEETGRRDAILGGICAIGGVPAVLMVMDYAFAGGSMGSVVGEEIARGAERAAEEGRALVIVAASGGARMQEAALSLMQMAKTVMSLDHLWEKRLPYVSVLTDPTTGGVTASFAALADVILAEPGALIGFAGPRVIRQTIRQELPEGFQRSEFLLKHGMVDRVTDRRRLKAELVQALRHLHPGVPYAPGV; encoded by the coding sequence GTGGCCCTGGATAGGCTTTTCCGCAGAAAGCGGCCCAGCGGGGAGAACCGCGACGTCCCCGAGCTTTGGACCAAGTGCGAGGCCTGCGGTACGGGGCTTTACAAAAAGGAGTTCCGGGAAAACCTCTACGTCTGCCCCAAGTGCGGCCACCACCACCGGATGCCGGCCTCCGAGCGGGTGGAGATGCTGGCCGATGCCGGCACTTTCCGGGAGATCACTGGGCTTAGGCCCCAGGACCCTTTAGGCTTCGTGGACACCAAGCCCTACGCGGAAAGGCTCAGGGCCTACCAGGAGGAAACGGGCCGCCGGGACGCCATCCTGGGGGGCATCTGCGCCATTGGGGGAGTGCCCGCGGTCCTCATGGTCATGGACTACGCCTTCGCCGGGGGGTCCATGGGGAGCGTGGTGGGGGAGGAGATCGCCCGGGGGGCGGAAAGGGCGGCGGAGGAGGGGCGGGCCCTGGTGATCGTGGCCGCCTCGGGGGGGGCCAGGATGCAGGAGGCAGCCCTTTCCCTCATGCAGATGGCCAAGACGGTGATGAGCCTGGACCATCTCTGGGAAAAGCGCCTCCCCTACGTATCCGTCCTCACCGACCCCACCACCGGAGGGGTCACGGCCAGCTTCGCCGCCTTAGCCGACGTGATCCTCGCCGAGCCCGGGGCCCTCATCGGCTTCGCCGGGCCTAGGGTCATCCGGCAGACCATCCGCCAGGAGCTTCCCGAGGGCTTCCAGCGCTCAGAGTTTCTGCTGAAGCACGGGATGGTCGACCGGGTCACGGACCGCCGCAGGCTCAAGGCCGAGCTGGTCCAGGCCCTCCGCCACCTGCACCCTGGAGTCCCCTATGCCCCTGGAGTTTGA
- a CDS encoding Uma2 family endonuclease — translation MARRYRFGIEEFERLFRGIAGVELLEGEVYQMSPIGPRHAEVVARLVTRFAQALGDQARVWPQNPVRLPPGSEPQPDIALLKPKDYWEALPSAEDVLLLVEVAESSLDYDRNTKLPLYARSAIPEVWVLDLSENRLHVFRAPKEGVYTEHRVLLPGEEAEPLLFPGVRVAWP, via the coding sequence ATGGCCCGGCGGTACCGCTTTGGCATCGAGGAGTTCGAGCGCCTCTTCCGGGGGATCGCGGGGGTGGAACTCCTGGAGGGGGAGGTGTACCAGATGAGCCCTATTGGTCCTAGGCATGCCGAGGTGGTGGCCCGTTTGGTGACCCGGTTCGCCCAGGCCCTGGGGGATCAAGCCCGCGTCTGGCCGCAAAATCCCGTGCGCCTGCCCCCGGGCTCCGAGCCGCAGCCCGATATCGCCCTTCTCAAGCCCAAGGACTACTGGGAGGCTCTCCCCAGTGCCGAGGACGTCCTGCTCCTGGTGGAGGTTGCCGAGTCCAGCCTGGACTACGACCGGAACACAAAGCTTCCCCTCTATGCCCGCTCGGCAATCCCCGAGGTGTGGGTTCTGGACCTCTCAGAAAACCGCCTCCACGTCTTCCGCGCCCCCAAGGAGGGCGTGTACACGGAGCACCGGGTGCTCCTCCCCGGGGAGGAAGCCGAGCCCCTCCTCTTCCCCGGGGTACGGGTGGCCTGGCCCTAA
- a CDS encoding type IV pilus twitching motility protein PilT, producing the protein MSEASASEGKQSLLEMFKAMVQARASDIHLQAGAPPVIRVDGKLKPFGNRPLTPKDTEAIAKALLTPEQLEELEFRKEMDFAYTIPGIARFRCNLLRQRGSFGLVMRVVAEVIPSFEALGLPREVLEALAAKERGLILVTGPTGSGKSTTLAALIDHINLHYAKNIITIEDPIEFLHRHKRSLVVQREVGLDTDSFYSGVKYAMRQDPDVILIGEMRDKETVEAALMAAQTGHLVLSTLHTLDAWRTINRVIEFFPLHEHQQVRILLAESLLGILSQRLLPRADGAGRVLALEVLIATPYVRELIKDEDKTPQIKEAMMEGGLHGMRTFDQHLVELYTGGLISLEDALSAATSSHEFRLLLTKATGQAY; encoded by the coding sequence GTGAGCGAGGCGTCCGCGTCAGAGGGCAAGCAGAGCCTTTTGGAGATGTTTAAGGCCATGGTCCAGGCCCGGGCCTCGGACATCCACCTGCAGGCGGGGGCCCCGCCCGTCATCCGGGTGGACGGAAAGCTGAAGCCCTTCGGCAACCGCCCCCTCACCCCTAAGGACACCGAGGCCATCGCCAAGGCCCTTCTCACCCCGGAGCAGCTGGAGGAGCTGGAGTTCCGCAAGGAGATGGACTTCGCCTACACCATCCCCGGGATCGCCCGCTTCCGCTGCAACCTCCTGAGGCAGCGGGGGAGCTTCGGCCTGGTCATGCGGGTGGTGGCCGAGGTCATCCCCAGCTTCGAGGCCTTGGGGCTTCCCCGGGAGGTGCTGGAGGCCCTGGCCGCCAAGGAGCGGGGCCTCATCCTGGTCACAGGGCCCACCGGGTCGGGCAAGAGCACCACCTTGGCAGCCCTCATCGACCACATCAACCTGCACTACGCCAAAAACATCATCACCATCGAGGACCCCATCGAGTTCCTGCACCGGCACAAGCGGAGCCTGGTGGTGCAGCGGGAGGTGGGCCTGGACACGGATAGCTTCTACTCCGGGGTCAAGTACGCCATGCGCCAGGACCCGGACGTGATCCTCATCGGGGAGATGCGGGACAAGGAAACGGTGGAGGCCGCCCTCATGGCCGCCCAGACCGGGCACCTGGTGCTGTCCACCCTGCACACCCTGGACGCCTGGCGCACCATCAACCGCGTCATCGAGTTCTTTCCCCTGCACGAGCACCAGCAGGTGCGCATCCTCCTGGCGGAGTCCCTCCTGGGCATCCTCTCCCAGCGCCTCCTGCCCCGGGCGGACGGGGCGGGGCGGGTCCTGGCCCTGGAGGTCCTCATCGCCACCCCCTACGTGCGCGAGCTCATAAAGGACGAGGACAAGACCCCCCAGATCAAGGAGGCCATGATGGAGGGCGGCCTCCACGGCATGCGCACCTTCGACCAGCACCTGGTGGAGCTCTACACCGGGGGGCTCATCTCCCTGGAGGACGCCCTTTCTGCTGCCACCAGCTCCCACGAGTTCCGCCTCCTCCTCACCAAGGCCACGGGGCAGGCTTACTAA
- a CDS encoding M23 family metallopeptidase, with protein MKRRPTRYTLLLARSGGGSRALVLPGWTLLLLLGLLFLWTGINVYLWHRGREVRVLEGRLQALSQEARELSLALEAERAKNRVLLKEAERTREELAEIQRAIEELRRRAGLSPVSARPVRHAPGGQGGGAGPGSLEAWAEVRAGLLDLERQLAEVVPALERTLELEASRPRGLPLRAHGGITSGFGVRRNPFGPGYEFHDGLDFAAPHGTPVYATGRGVVAQAGWMGPYGLAVLLDHAEGYQTLYGHLSRLAVRPGERVERGQVLGYVGSTGRSTGPHLHYSVYRRGVAVDPRPYLSPSWASR; from the coding sequence ATGAAAAGGCGGCCCACGCGCTACACCCTCCTCCTGGCCCGAAGCGGCGGGGGAAGCCGGGCCCTGGTGCTCCCCGGGTGGACCCTTCTCCTTCTCCTGGGGCTGCTTTTTTTGTGGACGGGCATCAACGTTTACCTCTGGCACCGGGGGCGGGAGGTGCGGGTCCTGGAGGGGAGGCTTCAGGCCCTCTCCCAGGAGGCCCGTGAGCTTTCCCTGGCCTTGGAGGCGGAGCGGGCCAAGAACCGGGTCCTCCTGAAGGAGGCGGAGCGCACCCGGGAGGAGCTGGCCGAGATCCAGCGGGCCATCGAGGAGCTCCGCCGCCGCGCCGGGCTCTCCCCGGTTAGCGCCCGGCCCGTGCGGCACGCCCCCGGGGGCCAGGGGGGTGGGGCCGGGCCGGGGTCCCTCGAGGCCTGGGCCGAGGTCCGGGCCGGGCTGCTGGACCTGGAGAGGCAGCTCGCCGAGGTGGTCCCCGCCCTGGAGCGGACCCTGGAGCTGGAGGCCAGCCGCCCCCGGGGCCTGCCCCTGAGGGCCCACGGGGGGATCACCTCGGGCTTCGGGGTGCGCCGCAACCCTTTCGGCCCGGGCTACGAGTTCCACGATGGCCTGGACTTCGCCGCCCCCCACGGCACCCCCGTCTACGCCACGGGAAGGGGGGTGGTGGCCCAAGCGGGGTGGATGGGACCCTATGGCCTTGCCGTCCTCCTGGACCACGCCGAGGGGTACCAGACCCTCTACGGCCACCTCTCCCGTCTGGCGGTGCGCCCGGGGGAGCGGGTGGAACGGGGGCAGGTCCTGGGCTACGTGGGCTCCACGGGCCGCTCCACAGGGCCCCACCTGCACTACAGCGTCTACCGTCGGGGCGTGGCCGTGGACCCCCGGCCTTACCTTTCTCCTTCCTGGGCCTCCCGGTAG
- a CDS encoding acetyl-CoA carboxylase carboxyltransferase subunit alpha, whose protein sequence is MPLEFERPILELEKRIAELKETARTTGVDLEAEIRLLEERLARLKREIYGNLTPWQRVQLARAPGRPTTLDVLEKAFQDFLELHGDRAFADDPAIVGGLAYLEGQKVVVVGHQKGRDTKENLRRNFGMPHPEGYRKAMRLMDLADRFGYPFLSFIDTPGAYPGVSAEERGQAWVIAQSLQRMSRLRVPAIALILGEGGSGGALAIGVANRVLILENAWYSVISPESCAAILWRDAKEAPKAAEALKLTARDLLAQGVVDAIVPEPEGGAHKDPLKAIRNIKEALLRTLEELKGLSPEALYRDRYRRFRTLGAYAES, encoded by the coding sequence ATGCCCCTGGAGTTTGAAAGGCCCATCCTGGAGCTGGAAAAGCGCATCGCCGAGCTCAAGGAGACCGCCCGCACCACGGGGGTGGACCTGGAGGCGGAAATCCGCCTCCTGGAGGAGCGCCTGGCCCGTCTCAAGCGGGAGATCTACGGGAACCTCACCCCCTGGCAGCGAGTCCAGCTGGCCCGGGCCCCCGGCCGCCCCACCACCCTGGACGTCCTGGAGAAGGCTTTTCAGGACTTTTTGGAGCTCCACGGGGACCGGGCCTTCGCCGACGACCCGGCCATCGTGGGGGGGCTTGCCTACTTGGAGGGCCAGAAGGTGGTGGTGGTGGGCCACCAGAAGGGCCGGGACACCAAGGAGAACCTAAGGCGCAACTTCGGCATGCCCCATCCCGAGGGCTACCGCAAGGCCATGCGCCTCATGGACCTGGCGGACCGCTTCGGCTATCCCTTCCTCAGCTTCATCGACACCCCCGGGGCCTACCCCGGGGTTTCCGCGGAGGAGCGGGGCCAGGCCTGGGTCATCGCCCAAAGCCTCCAGCGGATGAGCCGCCTAAGGGTACCCGCCATCGCCCTCATCCTGGGGGAGGGGGGAAGCGGGGGGGCCTTGGCCATCGGGGTGGCCAACCGCGTCCTCATCCTGGAAAACGCCTGGTACTCGGTGATCAGCCCCGAGTCCTGCGCCGCCATCCTCTGGCGGGACGCCAAGGAGGCTCCCAAGGCCGCGGAGGCCCTGAAGCTCACCGCAAGGGACCTCCTGGCCCAGGGGGTGGTGGACGCCATCGTCCCCGAGCCCGAGGGCGGGGCCCACAAGGACCCCCTTAAGGCCATCCGGAACATCAAGGAAGCCCTCCTGAGGACCCTGGAGGAGCTTAAAGGGCTTTCCCCGGAAGCGCTCTACCGGGACCGCTACCGCCGCTTCCGCACCCTTGGGGCCTACGCCGAGTCTTAA
- a CDS encoding bactofilin family protein, translated as MFGRKQGGALTYLGPDTEVLGDLKAKGQVRIDGLVKGSVYVEGELEVGRTGRVEGERVEAQSVQIHGEVKADLVAGKVSLSKTARFTGTVRAQALDVEAGAVFIGQSLAGETRALEAPKEV; from the coding sequence ATGTTTGGCCGCAAGCAGGGGGGAGCCCTCACCTACCTGGGGCCGGATACCGAGGTCCTGGGGGACCTCAAGGCCAAGGGCCAGGTGCGCATCGACGGCCTGGTGAAGGGCTCGGTCTACGTGGAAGGGGAACTGGAGGTGGGGCGCACCGGCCGGGTGGAGGGAGAGCGCGTGGAGGCCCAAAGCGTCCAGATCCACGGGGAGGTCAAGGCTGACCTGGTGGCGGGAAAGGTTTCCCTCTCCAAGACCGCCCGCTTCACCGGCACCGTGCGGGCCCAGGCCCTGGACGTGGAGGCAGGGGCGGTCTTCATCGGCCAGAGCTTGGCGGGGGAGACCCGGGCGTTGGAAGCGCCCAAGGAGGTCTAG
- the fba gene encoding class II fructose-1,6-bisphosphate aldolase, whose protein sequence is MLVTGLEILRKARAEGYGVGAFNTNNMEFTQAVLEAAEELKSPVILALSEGAMKYGGRALTRMVVALAQEARVPVAVHLDHGSSYESVLKALREGFTSVMIDKSHEDFETNVQETRRVVEAAQAVGVTVEAELGRLAGIEEHVAVDEKDALLTNPEEARLFMERTGAHYLAVAIGTSHGAYKGKGRPFIDLPRLERIAGLVEAPLVLHGASSVPPELIERFRAAGGEIGEAAGIHPEDIRKAIALGIAKINTDTDLRLAFTALLREGLQKSPKEFDPRKYLGPAREAVKEVVKSRMELFGSVGKA, encoded by the coding sequence ATGCTGGTGACCGGTTTGGAGATCCTGAGGAAGGCGCGGGCGGAAGGCTACGGGGTAGGGGCGTTCAACACCAACAACATGGAGTTCACCCAGGCCGTCCTCGAGGCCGCGGAGGAGCTCAAGAGCCCGGTGATCCTGGCCCTTTCCGAGGGGGCCATGAAGTACGGGGGCCGGGCCCTGACCCGCATGGTGGTGGCCCTAGCCCAGGAGGCGCGGGTGCCCGTGGCCGTCCACCTGGACCACGGCTCCAGTTACGAGAGCGTCCTAAAGGCCCTCCGGGAGGGCTTTACCAGCGTCATGATCGACAAGTCCCACGAGGACTTCGAGACCAACGTTCAGGAGACCCGGCGGGTGGTGGAGGCGGCCCAGGCGGTGGGGGTCACGGTGGAGGCGGAGCTCGGGCGGCTTGCGGGCATCGAGGAGCACGTGGCCGTGGACGAGAAGGACGCCCTCCTCACCAACCCCGAGGAGGCCCGCCTCTTCATGGAGCGCACCGGGGCCCACTACCTGGCGGTGGCCATCGGCACCAGCCACGGGGCCTACAAGGGGAAGGGGCGGCCCTTCATCGACCTCCCCCGCCTGGAGCGGATCGCGGGCCTGGTGGAGGCCCCTTTGGTCCTGCATGGGGCGAGTTCCGTGCCCCCCGAGCTCATCGAGCGCTTCCGCGCCGCCGGGGGGGAGATCGGGGAGGCGGCGGGCATCCACCCCGAGGACATAAGGAAGGCCATCGCCCTGGGCATCGCCAAGATCAACACCGACACCGACCTGCGCCTGGCCTTCACCGCCCTCCTCCGGGAGGGCCTCCAGAAGAGCCCCAAGGAGTTCGACCCCCGGAAGTACCTGGGTCCGGCCCGGGAGGCGGTGAAGGAGGTGGTCAAGAGCCGGATGGAGCTCTTCGGCTCCGTGGGCAAGGCGTAA
- a CDS encoding PEGA domain-containing protein encodes MWKLLLSILGLGAALAQQVSPQGILVNPVPTDLVVRVWVDKDPARRGGAVYQIGEPIFVYVNVNQDVYVYLFNLSADGRVDPILPNAFERGNFLRAGETRRFPPERAGYTYTVTGPEGEDRILAVASRRPLSLGELLDIERGQVRVQGAEGLARALAIVVEPLPPRDWVTDVARYFVGRASAPPPTPATATLVVDSRPSGAEVYLNGRLQGRTPLTLPVNPGRQEVELRLAGHQPYRVAVNPRPGERVQVFAQLVPEPRQGTLSLASNPAGAEVYLDGALRGRTPLSLSLPEGRYGVELRLPGHEPYRAQVQVRRGETTRLDVRLVPLRTGTLLLESIPSGAEVYLDGALRGRTPLRLSLEEGTYRVELRAPGHEPYGAAVRVEGGRETRLSASLRPLRTGELFLEARPAGAEVYVDGRLVGRAPLRVSLEAGLREVRVLAPGFAEYRAQVEVRPGESLRLFVELVPARAVLELYLNAEARVFLNGEEVGLARGGYLRLEAPLGEHELTLVAPGYRTLVQGVRLAGNQVLRLTLRPL; translated from the coding sequence GTGTGGAAACTGCTTCTGTCCATCCTGGGCTTGGGGGCCGCTTTGGCCCAGCAGGTGAGCCCCCAGGGGATCCTCGTCAACCCGGTGCCCACGGACCTCGTGGTGCGGGTCTGGGTGGACAAGGACCCGGCCAGGCGGGGGGGCGCGGTTTACCAGATCGGGGAGCCCATCTTCGTCTATGTGAACGTGAACCAGGACGTCTACGTCTACCTCTTTAACCTCAGCGCCGACGGCCGCGTCGACCCCATCCTGCCCAATGCCTTTGAGCGGGGCAACTTCCTTAGGGCCGGAGAGACGCGGCGCTTTCCCCCGGAAAGGGCCGGCTACACCTACACCGTGACCGGGCCCGAGGGGGAGGACCGCATCCTGGCGGTGGCGAGCCGCAGACCCCTCTCCTTGGGCGAGCTTCTGGACATAGAGCGGGGCCAGGTGCGGGTCCAGGGGGCGGAAGGTTTGGCCCGGGCCCTCGCCATCGTGGTGGAGCCCCTGCCCCCCAGGGACTGGGTCACGGACGTGGCCCGCTACTTCGTGGGCCGGGCTTCTGCCCCACCGCCCACCCCCGCCACGGCCACGTTGGTGGTGGACTCGAGGCCCAGCGGGGCCGAGGTCTACCTCAATGGCCGCCTGCAGGGACGCACCCCCCTGACCCTCCCGGTGAATCCCGGAAGGCAGGAGGTGGAGCTCCGTCTCGCCGGCCATCAGCCTTACCGGGTGGCGGTGAACCCCAGGCCCGGGGAGCGGGTGCAGGTCTTCGCCCAGCTGGTGCCCGAGCCCAGACAAGGGACGCTTTCCCTCGCCTCTAACCCTGCCGGGGCCGAGGTGTACCTGGATGGGGCCTTGCGGGGCCGTACCCCCCTCTCCCTGAGCCTGCCCGAGGGCCGCTACGGGGTGGAGCTCCGGCTTCCCGGCCACGAGCCCTACCGGGCGCAGGTGCAGGTGCGGAGGGGAGAGACCACCAGGCTGGACGTGCGCCTCGTTCCCTTGCGCACCGGCACCCTCCTCCTGGAGAGCATCCCCTCGGGGGCCGAGGTCTACCTGGACGGCGCCTTGCGGGGCCGCACCCCCTTGCGCCTCAGCCTGGAGGAGGGGACCTACCGGGTGGAGCTCCGGGCTCCCGGGCATGAGCCCTACGGGGCCGCGGTGCGGGTGGAGGGGGGCCGGGAGACCCGCCTTTCCGCCAGCCTCAGGCCCCTCCGCACCGGGGAGCTCTTCCTGGAGGCCCGGCCCGCAGGGGCGGAGGTCTACGTGGACGGGCGCCTCGTGGGCCGGGCTCCCTTGCGGGTGAGCCTCGAGGCCGGCCTGCGGGAGGTGCGGGTCCTGGCCCCCGGGTTTGCGGAGTACCGGGCCCAGGTGGAGGTGCGCCCCGGGGAGAGCCTCAGGCTCTTTGTGGAGCTGGTTCCGGCGCGGGCGGTCCTGGAGCTCTACCTGAACGCCGAGGCCCGGGTCTTCCTGAACGGGGAGGAGGTGGGCTTGGCCCGGGGAGGCTACCTGCGCCTGGAGGCCCCCTTGGGCGAGCACGAGCTCACCCTGGTGGCCCCTGGCTACCGCACCCTGGTGCAGGGGGTGCGCCTGGCGGGCAACCAGGTCCTGCGGCTTACCCTAAGACCCCTCTAG
- the panC gene encoding pantoate--beta-alanine ligase, protein MDVVRTVADLRAALPQKGVGFVPTMGYLHRGHLALVARARQENPFVAVSIFVNPLQFGPGEDYHRYPRDLDRDRALLEEAGVDLLFAPSVEEMYPAGFSTRVSVEGPLAALWEGAVRPGHFQGVATVVARLFLLVAPTRAYFGEKDYQQLLVIRKMARDLGFPVEVLGVPTVREADGLALSSRNVYLSPETRAKANVLYRALSAMREAALGGGSVAEALRAGEGVLWEVPEFQKDYLALVHPETLLPLSDWVPGARGLVAGRFPGVRLIDNLEVHP, encoded by the coding sequence GTGGACGTGGTCCGCACTGTGGCCGACCTTCGGGCCGCCCTGCCCCAGAAGGGGGTGGGCTTCGTACCCACCATGGGCTACCTCCACCGGGGGCACCTGGCCCTGGTGGCGCGGGCCCGGCAGGAAAACCCCTTCGTGGCGGTCTCCATCTTTGTGAACCCCTTGCAGTTCGGTCCCGGGGAGGACTACCACCGTTACCCCCGGGACCTGGACCGGGACCGGGCCCTTCTGGAGGAGGCGGGGGTGGACCTCCTCTTCGCCCCCAGCGTGGAGGAGATGTACCCGGCAGGGTTTTCCACCCGGGTTAGCGTGGAGGGGCCCCTTGCCGCCCTCTGGGAGGGGGCGGTGCGCCCCGGCCACTTCCAGGGGGTGGCCACGGTGGTGGCCAGGCTCTTCCTCCTGGTGGCTCCGACCCGGGCCTACTTCGGGGAGAAGGACTACCAGCAGCTTCTGGTGATTCGCAAGATGGCGCGGGACCTGGGCTTTCCGGTGGAGGTGCTGGGGGTGCCCACGGTGCGCGAAGCGGACGGCCTGGCCCTTTCCAGCCGCAACGTTTATCTCTCCCCGGAGACCCGGGCCAAGGCCAACGTCCTCTACCGGGCCCTTTCCGCCATGCGGGAGGCGGCCCTAGGGGGCGGGAGCGTGGCCGAGGCCCTGCGGGCCGGGGAGGGGGTGCTTTGGGAGGTGCCCGAGTTCCAGAAGGACTACCTGGCCCTGGTCCACCCGGAAACCCTCCTGCCCCTCTCCGACTGGGTGCCGGGAGCCCGGGGCCTGGTGGCCGGGCGCTTCCCCGGGGTGCGGCTCATCGACAACCTGGAGGTCCATCCGTGA
- a CDS encoding thymidine phosphorylase, whose translation MNPVLFIREKREGGKHRREDLEAFLLGYLRGEVPDYQVAAWLMAAFLRGLDPEETLWLTQVMARSGKVLDLSGLPHPVDKHSSGGVGDKVSLVVGPILAASGCTFAKMSGRGLAHTGGTIDKLESVPGWRGEMTEAEFLERARRVGLVIAAQSPELAPLDGRLYALRDVTATVESIPLIASSIMSKKLAAGARSIVLDVKVGRGAFMKTLEEARLLARTMVAIGEGAGRRVRAVLTRMEAPLGRAVGNALEVREAILTLKGEGPEDLLEVALRLAEEALGLEGLDPGLARKALRSGQALERFRAFLEAQGGDGRVVEDPSLLPLAEELPLPAEGEGVVAGVDAYRVGLAVLALGGGRRKKGEAVDHGVGVYLLKKPGDRVARGEALALVHHRGRGLEEALAHLRAAFRLGEEVRPQPLVLGVEP comes from the coding sequence ATGAACCCCGTTCTCTTCATCCGGGAAAAGCGGGAAGGCGGCAAGCACCGCCGGGAGGATTTGGAAGCCTTCCTCCTGGGCTACCTGCGGGGAGAGGTGCCGGACTACCAGGTGGCCGCCTGGCTCATGGCGGCCTTCCTCCGGGGCCTGGACCCGGAGGAGACCCTTTGGCTCACCCAGGTCATGGCCCGCTCGGGCAAGGTCCTGGACCTCTCGGGGCTGCCCCACCCCGTGGACAAACACTCCTCCGGGGGGGTGGGGGACAAGGTGAGCCTGGTGGTGGGGCCTATCCTGGCGGCCAGCGGGTGCACCTTCGCCAAGATGTCGGGCCGGGGCCTGGCCCACACGGGGGGCACCATCGACAAGCTGGAGTCGGTGCCGGGCTGGCGGGGGGAGATGACGGAGGCGGAGTTTCTGGAGCGGGCCCGGCGGGTGGGCCTGGTCATCGCCGCCCAAAGCCCCGAGCTCGCCCCCCTGGACGGGAGGCTCTACGCCCTCCGCGACGTAACCGCCACCGTGGAGAGCATCCCCCTGATCGCCAGCTCCATCATGAGCAAGAAGCTGGCCGCTGGGGCCAGGAGCATCGTCTTGGATGTGAAGGTGGGCCGGGGGGCCTTCATGAAGACCCTGGAGGAGGCCCGCCTCCTGGCCCGCACCATGGTGGCCATCGGGGAAGGGGCGGGGAGGCGGGTGCGGGCGGTGCTCACCCGCATGGAGGCCCCCCTGGGGCGGGCGGTGGGGAACGCCCTGGAGGTGCGGGAGGCCATCCTCACCCTGAAGGGGGAGGGTCCAGAGGACCTCCTGGAGGTGGCCCTGCGCCTCGCCGAGGAGGCCCTAGGGCTTGAGGGGCTGGACCCGGGTCTGGCCCGGAAGGCCCTGAGGAGCGGGCAGGCCCTGGAGCGGTTCCGGGCCTTCCTCGAGGCCCAAGGGGGGGACGGGCGGGTGGTGGAGGACCCCTCCCTCTTGCCCCTGGCGGAGGAGCTTCCCCTCCCGGCGGAAGGGGAGGGGGTGGTGGCGGGGGTGGACGCCTACCGGGTGGGCCTGGCGGTTTTGGCCCTGGGGGGCGGCAGGCGGAAGAAGGGGGAGGCCGTTGACCACGGGGTGGGGGTCTACCTCCTGAAGAAGCCCGGGGACCGGGTGGCGCGGGGGGAGGCCCTGGCCCTGGTCCACCACCGGGGGCGGGGCTTAGAGGAGGCCCTGGCCCATCTGAGGGCGGCCTTCCGCCTGGGGGAGGAGGTCCGGCCCCAGCCCCTGGTCCTGGGGGTGGAACCTTAG
- the rsfS gene encoding ribosome silencing factor: MVKTREAVELLGRIKDLLWEKKAEKVVALDLRAVSESLDYFVVASATSTPHLQALERHVQEKLEEEGLRPRPTEGQSPRWVVLDYGEVVVHLMTPEAREYYDLEGFWADAERV; this comes from the coding sequence ATGGTGAAGACCCGGGAGGCGGTAGAGCTTTTGGGACGCATCAAGGATCTCCTCTGGGAAAAGAAGGCGGAAAAGGTGGTGGCCCTGGACCTGAGGGCTGTTTCCGAGAGCCTGGACTACTTCGTGGTGGCCAGCGCCACCAGCACCCCCCACCTCCAGGCCCTGGAGCGGCACGTTCAGGAAAAGCTTGAGGAGGAAGGCCTTCGCCCCCGGCCCACGGAGGGCCAAAGCCCCCGCTGGGTGGTCCTGGACTACGGGGAGGTGGTGGTCCACCTCATGACCCCGGAGGCCCGGGAGTACTACGACCTCGAGGGCTTCTGGGCCGACGCCGAACGGGTGTAG